The genomic DNA CTCCACCGCCGTCTCCCCCCGGGAGACCCGCCGCCGCGCGGGGTCCAGTTCCAGATCCCCCGCCCGCAGTACGGCGGGGCGCCGGCCTGCGCCGCGCCGCAGCAACGCCCTCAACCTGGCCACCAGCACGACATAGGAGAACGGCTTGGTCAGGTAGTCGTCGGCACCCAGGTCGAGCCCGTCGGCCATGTCGTACTCGCCGTCCTTGGCCGACAGCATCAGGATCGGCACCCAGTTCTCCTCGGCCCGCAGTTGCTTGCAGACGTTGTAGCCGGAGATCCTGGGCAACATGATGTCCAGCACGACCACGTCGTAGTCGCCCTGCCTGGCCAGGTGCAGACCGTCCTCGCCGTCATGCGCGAGATCGACCGCGAACCCCTCGGCCTGCAGCCCGCGCTGGAGCGCCGCAGCCATCCGCCGCTCGTCCTCCACGACGAGAACCCGCATCCTCCACCCCCTCCGGTTGTCCCAGCCCATCTTCGACCAGCCGTCCTGAGAGACGGCTGAGAAGCCTGTGAGCCCTCTCAGTCTGTCTCAGCTCCAGCACAGGACCGTTCACGCAAGCTGCGAATGTCAGGGATTGACGGCATACCGTGAGGGAGTGACATGTCGGAACGGACGAGACGAGGCCGTGCGATGAGATGGGGCGTGCCCATTGCGACGATCGCCGTGGTCGCCGGGGCCATCGGCGCGGGGCCGGTCATCGCGGCGGTCCAGGGAGAGCCGGTGCTGCCCGGACGCACCGCCGGACAACTGCTCGCCGACGCGGCCCAGGCCGCACGGTCCGGTCTGAAGCCCATGTCGGGCACCGTGATGCAGACCGCGTCCCTCGGACTGCCGGGGCTGCCCGACATGGCGGGCGTGGGCGGCTCGTCGCCCGCGGCCCTGCTGGCGGGCTCACACGAACTCAAGGTCTGGTACGGCGGCGCGGACCGGTTCCGGTTCGCCCTGCCCGGGCGGATGAGCGAGACCGACCTGATCGTCAACGGCGACCAGGCCTGGCTGTGGGAGAGCGCGGCCAACAAGGCCACCCGCATCAAGGGCGCGGCCCAGGCCGGCCAGGACCGGCAGCAGGCCCTGCCCACGGCGGCCACCCCGCAACAGCTCGCCGGCGAACTGCTGAAGAGGGCCGAGGCCGGGACCGTGGTCAGCGTGAGCAACACCGAGCGGGTCGCCGACCGTCCGGCCTACCAGCTCGTCCTGGCGCCCAAGGACGCCTCCTCCCTGGTCAAGGAGGTCAAGGTGGCGCTCGACGGCCAGACCCTGGTCCCGCTGCGGGTCCAGGTCTACGCCAAGAGCGCGGCCGAACCGGCCTTCGAGGTCGGGTTCACGTCGGTGACGTTCACCCCGCCGTCCCCGGACAACTTCGCCTTCACCCCGCCGGCCGGCACGAAGGTGGAGGAGAAGTCGCTCTCCGACCTGAGCGGCGGCGGCCCGGAGGCCGGACAGGAACGCGCCGAGGAGCTGAAGGGAGAGGTCACGACCGTGGGGCAGGGCTGGACGACGGTCGTGGTGCTCCCGGCGAAGGACCTCATGAGCCAGGCGCGGCCGGAGAAGGGTGAACGGCCCGGCGGGCAGGACCAGAGCGCGATCGCCGACGCCCTGCTGAAGTCGGCCAAGCCGGTCAGCGGGACGTGGGGCAGCGGCAGGGTCATCCAGACCAAGCTGGTCTCCGCGCTGCTGACCGACGACGGCCGCCTGCTTGCCGGGGCGGTCACCCCCGACAAGCTGACCGAGGTGGCCGGGCAGAAATGAGGAAGACGCCGGGAGACGTACGACTCCTGGCGGGCGACGGCGGGGCCCGTGAGAGCGGGCCCCGCCGTGCGGGGCTCGCGGAGAGCCCGGGGGCGCCCACCGGGGTGTCCCCGCCCGCCGTCCGGGATACGAGACCAACGGGAGAGCCATGCTGACCGTCCAGGAGCGGACGCCGTCCGCCACGGCCTCCGCCGGAGACTTCTCGATCGTCACGCGGGGGCTGACCAAACGGTTCCGGGGCGGCCAGACGGCCGTCGACGACCTCGACCTCGCCGTGCCCACCGGCTCGGTCTTCGGTTTCCTCGGGCCGAACGGCTCGGGCAAGACCACGACCATCCGCATGCTCCTCGGCCTGGCCGCGCCGACCTCGGGCAGCTGGGAGCTGCTCGGCACGCCCATGCCGGGCGGGATGCCCGCCGTACTGCCGCGGGTGGGCGCGCTGGTCGAGGGGCCGGCCTTCTATCCCTACCTGTCGGGTGAGGCGAACCTGCGCCGCTACGACGCGGCCGACCCGGCCGCGGACCCGCGTACGGCCGCGACGAGGATCGGACTCGCCCTGGAGCGGGTCGGGCTGGCCGCCGCGGCCCGCAAACGCTATCGGGCCTACTCGCTGGGCATGCGCCAGCGGCTGGCCATCGCCGGGGCCCTGCTCGGGCCGAGAGAGCTGCTGATCCTCGACGAGCCGACCAACGGCCTCGACCCGCAGGGCACCCGCGAGGTGCGGGGACTGGTCAAGGAGATCGCCGCCGAGGGGACGACCGTGTTCGTCTCCTCCCACCTGCTGGCCGAGGTGGAGCACATGTGCTCCCACATCGCCGTCATGCGCACCGGGCGGCTGGTCGCCCAGGGCCCCATCGCGGCTCTCCGGGCAGGGGAGACGGTACGGATCCGGGTGGAGACCCCGGACATCGCCGGGGCGGCGGCCGTATTCGCCGCGCTCGGACTGGCGCAGGTCCGCACCGGCGACGGAGAGGTCAGCGCCGAGCTGGGCACCGATGCGCCGGAGCGGATCTGCGCGGTGCTGGTGGACGGCGGGGTGGCCGTGCGCGGCCTGGCCGTGCAGCGGCCGAGCCTTGAGGACGTGTTCGTGGGCCTTACCGGAGAGGGTTTCGATGTCGACGGTTAGCGGGGAAGAGATCACGTCGACCGGCGTGGCGGCGCCGCCGGTCCGCGAGGGCATCGGCGCGGCAGTCCGTGAAGGAGCAGAAGCGGCACTGGCTGGTGAAGGCACGGCGCAGGCTGCCGCCGTGCCGGTTCCAGCCACCGTGCCGACCGGTTCCGGTCCGGGCGCCGCCGGG from Streptosporangium sp. NBC_01756 includes the following:
- a CDS encoding ABC transporter ATP-binding protein codes for the protein MLTVQERTPSATASAGDFSIVTRGLTKRFRGGQTAVDDLDLAVPTGSVFGFLGPNGSGKTTTIRMLLGLAAPTSGSWELLGTPMPGGMPAVLPRVGALVEGPAFYPYLSGEANLRRYDAADPAADPRTAATRIGLALERVGLAAAARKRYRAYSLGMRQRLAIAGALLGPRELLILDEPTNGLDPQGTREVRGLVKEIAAEGTTVFVSSHLLAEVEHMCSHIAVMRTGRLVAQGPIAALRAGETVRIRVETPDIAGAAAVFAALGLAQVRTGDGEVSAELGTDAPERICAVLVDGGVAVRGLAVQRPSLEDVFVGLTGEGFDVDG
- a CDS encoding response regulator transcription factor, with product MRVLVVEDERRMAAALQRGLQAEGFAVDLAHDGEDGLHLARQGDYDVVVLDIMLPRISGYNVCKQLRAEENWVPILMLSAKDGEYDMADGLDLGADDYLTKPFSYVVLVARLRALLRRGAGRRPAVLRAGDLELDPARRRVSRGETAVELTPREFALLEYLLRRHDEVVSKTEILEHVWDTFDTDPNVVEVYVGYLRRKIDVPFSRNALQTVRGAGYRLAGNGG
- a CDS encoding LolA family protein — translated: MPIATIAVVAGAIGAGPVIAAVQGEPVLPGRTAGQLLADAAQAARSGLKPMSGTVMQTASLGLPGLPDMAGVGGSSPAALLAGSHELKVWYGGADRFRFALPGRMSETDLIVNGDQAWLWESAANKATRIKGAAQAGQDRQQALPTAATPQQLAGELLKRAEAGTVVSVSNTERVADRPAYQLVLAPKDASSLVKEVKVALDGQTLVPLRVQVYAKSAAEPAFEVGFTSVTFTPPSPDNFAFTPPAGTKVEEKSLSDLSGGGPEAGQERAEELKGEVTTVGQGWTTVVVLPAKDLMSQARPEKGERPGGQDQSAIADALLKSAKPVSGTWGSGRVIQTKLVSALLTDDGRLLAGAVTPDKLTEVAGQK